A stretch of Betaproteobacteria bacterium DNA encodes these proteins:
- the grpE gene encoding nucleotide exchange factor GrpE: MQDTPQDTAAEAPAPDAEAAAVETPQEAAPQPNLEEQLRQAQAKAQEHHDGWLRAKAEVENIRKRAQDDVTKAHRYALDSFSEALLPVRDSLEASLAAPNLTID, from the coding sequence ATGCAGGACACACCGCAGGACACGGCGGCCGAAGCGCCGGCGCCTGACGCCGAAGCGGCGGCGGTCGAGACGCCGCAGGAGGCCGCGCCGCAGCCGAATCTGGAAGAGCAGCTGCGCCAGGCGCAGGCCAAGGCGCAGGAGCATCACGACGGCTGGCTGCGCGCGAAGGCCGAGGTCGAGAACATCCGCAAGCGCGCCCAGGATGACGTGACGAAGGCCCACCGCTACGCGCTCGACAGCTTCTCCGAGGCGCTGCTGCCGGTGCGCGACAGTCTCGAAGCCTCGCTCGCCGCCCCCAACCTGACCATCGACAG
- a CDS encoding sulfite exporter TauE/SafE family protein — protein MNSLYFIVVLGAVVAGFVQGLSGFAFSLVAMSFWAWSLEPRLAAALAVFGSLTGQIIAAVSVRRGFDVGLLLPFVLGGLVGVPLGVWLLPRLDVHAFKAVLGALLVLWCPAMLFSRRLPRITLGGRLGDAAAGMAGGVMGGLGGFTGALPTLWCTLRGFEKDRQRAVIQNFNLSMLAVTMGIYLATGAVTRDMLPFFAVVAPAMLIPTLLGARVYIGITEERFRQIVLGLLTASGVALLASSLPHLVQRIG, from the coding sequence ATGAACTCCCTCTATTTCATCGTCGTGCTGGGCGCCGTCGTCGCGGGCTTCGTGCAGGGGCTCTCGGGGTTCGCCTTCAGTCTGGTGGCCATGTCCTTCTGGGCGTGGAGCCTCGAGCCGCGGCTGGCGGCGGCACTGGCGGTCTTCGGTTCCCTGACCGGGCAGATCATCGCAGCCGTGTCCGTTCGCCGCGGCTTCGATGTGGGCCTGCTCCTGCCCTTCGTGCTCGGCGGCCTCGTCGGCGTTCCGCTGGGGGTATGGCTGCTCCCGCGTCTGGACGTTCACGCCTTCAAGGCGGTGTTGGGCGCACTGCTGGTGCTCTGGTGTCCGGCCATGCTGTTCAGCAGACGCCTGCCCCGGATCACGCTGGGAGGTCGGCTGGGCGATGCCGCTGCCGGGATGGCGGGCGGCGTGATGGGCGGGTTGGGCGGTTTCACCGGCGCTCTGCCCACGCTCTGGTGCACGCTGCGCGGTTTCGAAAAGGACCGGCAGCGCGCCGTCATCCAGAACTTCAACCTGTCGATGCTCGCGGTGACCATGGGCATCTACCTGGCAACGGGTGCCGTCACCCGCGACATGCTGCCATTCTTCGCCGTGGTGGCACCCGCCATGCTGATTCCGACGCTGCTGGGCGCGCGGGTCTACATCGGCATCACGGAGGAGCGCTTCCGCCAGATCGTGCTCGGGCTGCTCACGGCGTCGGGCGTTGCGCTGCTCGCATCGTCGCTGCCGCATCTCGTCCAGCGTATCGGGTAA